Genomic DNA from Rhinatrema bivittatum unplaced genomic scaffold, aRhiBiv1.1, whole genome shotgun sequence:
GGAGCAGGCACCTGTGAGAACCGTGAGAATGCAGGAGGAGCAGGCAGCCGTGAGAACCGTGCAGAACACAAGATCATAAGTCATGTGGAGGAACTGTGACCACTGCAGCACCGAGAGCCGGGAAGAATGCTGGAGCACTCGCTGCACAGCGTGCAGGTCCTCTCTGACCCCTACATGAGGATGGAGAGAACTCAGTGCTAAGACTCACTGGTTTGGTTGTGGCTGTCAAGGACTCCATCTCTTCATGGGTCATCCAAACATTGCCGGTGGACTGTTCACGAGGTCCAGATGTTATCAGTTCCCATCACACCCAGGACAtaagagaagaggagaaaggaaaggagtTAGAACAGAGCCCAGGAGGCAGTGTGAGGCTGGACAGGGCTTACCCCATGTATGGGACGGTACGAGGCTGCTCCTTACCGTGCGGGATGTGGCCGGCGCAGACGGGCTGGTGAGGGACACCATCTCTTGGATGGCCAGGCGCAGCTTCAGCCGGTGCAGAGGGTTGCTGATGCCGATCTCCCGCTGGATCTCCGGATCCGACAGGTTGGCCATTATGGCACCGCTCTTCACGTTGGCCCGGCAGGCGGCGACATACCAGGCTGGCATCCCCACCCAGAGCTGCGGGGCGGGAGAGTATGTCAGGAGCCAAGGAGAGGAAGGACCCCGCCGGGCAGGCACTCAGTACTATCAGAGAGATGCACGGGTGCCCCCGGGGCAGCCAAGAATCAAATGCCAAGGCCTGGGTGTTGAGGCCTGCGATATTCAGGAACTGGTGTACCCTCCCATGCCATGCTATGTCATATACACTGTCCCACCCCCACTGTCACTCTTATCTTCTACTATATCATCCCCTGTCACCCCTCCCAttatcacatgcacacactccgGTACCATCCTCCTCTCACACACCCCGCATCGCCTGTCAcacacaccacttcctcttctcacATATGCACCCCATTTCCACCTGCTCATCACCCCTCCAAAGCACCCGCTCCTAGGATCCCCCTCCCAGCACACACCGAGAGTCTCCCACCCCAGAGTCCCATAGAACCCTGTATGGTACCTCCAGCCAGGACACAACGGTGGGTCCATCCCAAGCTGCAAAGGGCAGCCCCTGCCTGCAGGCCTCTTCCAGCAGTTCATGCCTGAAGGGGACAAAACAGAGCATTCAGCCAGTGCCCCACCCTCCTCATCCTACGATTTAAGCCAGTGCTAGCTGGCTTCCTAACTCTGGGTTCAGGGTTCAGGGTcggtcgccccccccccccccccccccggcacagaCTCCAGCTTCTCCGCCCTGCCAAGCCCGGGCTCCCTGCTCCGAGTTCTAAGCCCCGCCCAGCCCAGGCTCCCGGCTCCCCCCTGACCCTGGCAAGCAGCTTACTTCTTCTTGTTCCGTCGGTCCTTCTCCACCGACCCCGCAAGCTTGGCGAGACCCATGGGGTCCGCCGGCGACGTCTCTTCCGAAGGGGTGCCGGCTGGGGACaagagggaaagagaaaaggaTGAGATCTGGCAGCCCCCTCTGCCCGAGCCCGAGGCCCCCAGCCAgctggtgtgggggagggggatgctttGGCCCTCTTACCCATGGAGGGGGAGTCCCGGCTGCCCAGTTGCCCCATCCGGCCCTTTTCCTTCTTTCCGAAGAGACGGCCAATGGAGGATTTGATGCTCTTCTTCTTGGTGGCCTTGTGCAGGGAGTCCTGACTGCTGCTGTGGGCACTGCTCATGCCCTCCTGGCCCAGGCTGAGGGGGCAAGGAAGACCATGGGAAGGGAGAAACAGAGAACGTGTCAGCGGGtaagcactgggggggggggggggggggtgcgataTTCAGAAGCTTCGTCTGGATAAGTTTGGGTTTTTAATTTCCTGCTGCTCTGCACGCCTCCAATTTATCTGCCTAACTGTTCAGCCAataaaagttagctggagaagATGGAAGCCTTCCAGGACAGAGTTAAtttgtccagataactttatctgctTAACTAGTGTTACAGATTTTGGTCTCATTAGCAAAAAtataaacctttcccaacaacccgTCCATTACGCCGCTCACGAAAATGTTAAACGGAACCAGACCGAGGACCAGTCCCTGCGGCACACCACTTGTAGCCCCTCTCTCCTCAATGTGAGCTCCATTATCCACTCCCCTTTGTCACTTCCCACTCAGCCAGCAAAGCATGCCTCTGGGATCCCGTGCCCTCCTCGCCCCCGCCACCCATGGCTGCTTCAGTGACCTTACCTTCCCCGCAACTCCCGGCCTTCCTCTAGTGCACTGGTCTGCAGTGCCAGGGCCTGCGTCATCCTCTCCAGGCGGACCGCCCGTGGTGTGAGCGGTGGTGTGGTCTCGTTTGTGGCCTGCGGTTTGTCTTCTCGCCCGTCCTCCTTTGGCACGTGATTCTGTGCAGGGTACGAAAGGTCAAAGGCCCATGAAAGCCACGGAACACCCTGCAAACCCCAAAGCAGCACCCACAGAGAGCAATCCCCTTACACCCCAAAACAGCATCCAAAAGGGATAAGCCACCAGCATCCCAGAACGACATCCACAGGAGGTGACCACCCCCCCAGCTTCCAAAACACCCCAGAGGGGGTATCCTCAGCACCCCAAAACAGCACCCAGAGAATAACCCCCAAGCACCCTGAAATAGCATCCAAAGGGGGTAACTCACAGGACCCCAAAACAGCACCCACAGAGAGTAACCCCCAGCTTCTCAAACAGTATCCAGAAGCGGTAACCCCCAGCATCCCAAAATAGCATCTACAGAGTATAACCCTGTATCCAACAGGGAAGGCAGAGCCCCAGCCCCACCTAGTGAAAAGATCCGATGTCCCACCCCCCTTCATTTCGGAACTGTGAAGAGAGAGCAGGCATGTCTGGGGACCCGCAGCAGAGATGGTACTCACAAACTTCTCGCCTTCCCGGGCTGGGCTGTGGGGAGTGACCCTGGGCGTGGAATGCCCActgctgggtggggaggggctggcCAGGGTGGAGGTGGTGACAGAGGTGGGGATGGAGGCAGCTGAACGATAGCGGCCCAGAGAGCCATCCAGGGTGCCGCTGGTCACCCGGCTCTCAATTTCCTCTGCTCGGAGCTCTGTGGTCTCTTTCTCCTCTTGTATCAGCCTGGATGGGGGAAAGGAACAGTATGAGAGTAGGAAGAGGGATAGGGGCAGGTGACAGGAGGAAAGCAGAGAGAGGAGCAGTGGGGGGGTATGATGGGGGGGAGACAGTGTATGTAAATTCTGTTTACAttgttttctgttattttttattgatttaggTGTGTTATAATATTGATTATtgtgtatttttattgatttaggAAGGCTATAATAattattactctgcatttttattgatttaagtGTGATATAATAATGattattctgtatttttattgattaggtgtgtaattttttatttttttatttaaacatttttatataccggcattagttgtggacatcatgccggtttacatcaaaactggtaaagtatggaagttacattttaacaggaagttagaaactgggaggagggtaaataattaaataataataatgtaataaTGATTAGTGTGTATTTTAATTGATTAGATGTGATAATATTGATTAgtgtgtatttttattaatttaggtATGTTGTAATGATTATTATGTAATTTTATTGATTAGGTGTGTAATAATGATTAGTGTATATTTTTATTGACTAGATGTTATAATATTGATTAGGGTGTAGTTTTATTGATTCGGTGTTTTATAATAATGATTAgtgtgtatttttattaatttaggtATGTTGTAATGATTATTATGTAATTTTATTGATTAGGTGTGTAATAATGATTAGTGTATATTTTTATTGACTAGATGTGATAATATTGATTAGGGTGTATTTTTATTGATTCGGTGTTTTATAATAATGATTAGTGTGTATTTTTATTGATTAGGCTTGATATAATATTGAATAGTGTGTATCccgcctggtcctccttaaggctGAATCCTGCAGGGAACCCTGGGTGAAGGGAGAAGCCCATCACCAGTCCTTAAAACCTGAGGGCCTGAGAAGGTTAGGGAGGCCCCGGGAAGCAGATGGAGCCCCAGGTTCTGCAAGGAGCAGGTATTTATAAGGCTGGTGAGCTGCATGGATTTTGAAGCTGAGCTACATTAGCGTCTAGCCTGAAGTAAGGTGAACCGCACTGATTACTTGTATGAAAGATTGGGTGGACCCTGGCATAAGGGCTACCGTGGAACTGCTTTGGTTTGTTTGCTGAAGAGCACTGCTGACTTTAAACTGCGGGCCGATGGCAAATAAAAAGCACTAAAGCACAGTCCAGGTGTCTTCCTCTGGCTGTGACCCAGCCACCAGTCGCACACGCTACCACAGTGGGATCTAATATTGATTTTTGTGTACATTTATTGATTTCTCTGGATTGCTATTGCCTGGTTATAATTGTCACTGCTTGATGGCAGTGGGGAGTGAGCAGGGCAGGGAATGGAGAGGATAGGAGCAGGGGATTCGATTGCCCCCTTTCTGCTCTCCCCAGCCCGCCTCAGGCCCCAATGACCCCCCCTCACTTGATctccttgttgatggcctccaaCTGCTCCTGAAGCATGATGGCTAACGTCTGCACATCCGTCTGGCCGCTGGGGGACAGCAGGTCGGCTGAGTTGAAGAGCGCGTCGCGGTCGTCCTCGTCCGAGCCCTCCAGGTCCCCCTCAAAGGCCTGGGCCACATTCGCCAGCACGCTGGCTTGCTGCGCCCGCTCCCATTCCTGCTCATCCAGGGTCAGGATCTGTGCCACAACCCAGGGAGGGATGGGgtggagagaaaaagggagatggGGCGGGCGGGAAGTGGAGACAGCCGGGAGAAGACCAGAaaaagaagggaggagagagacagggagagaagggagagatggagggaggatgaggaggcagtggaggaaggaggaagagacaaAGTGAAACTTTTCTTTTCTATAGGactccccatcccaccccagaAACCTCAGGTCACAGAAAGTACTTACGTGAGCAAATATCCAGAAGGAAGGcaaagggagggagaagaaaccATTTTATTACAGTGTACAGGAGCGGGGCCACTGATAAGTGTGACACCATCACACAGCACAGACAGGGGGAAGGAACTGTAACCGTAtgtctaattgttgtttacagattgatgataagAGCAAAGTCATCGAAGACATCACCGACCGGATGGTCCGCTTAGCCCGTGTACAGTGAGAAGTGTGACATTACCCCACAGCGCAGACACAGGAGGAGCCTCTTTTATCAGTGCTTAGAGGACAGAGGGGGGTTGAATAAAGTGTGATGCCACTGCAGTGCCGATGGGGGAAGGAATCATGCAATCAGAGCTGATGAGAGAGGGGGACAGCAATAAGTGTGACACCATCACACAGCACAGACAGGGGGAAGGAACCACTCTACCAACGTGTGCTGTGGGGTAATGTCACACTTCTCACTGTACCCCACAGCACAGACACAGGAGGGGCCACTTTTATCAGTGCCTAGAggacagggggggagggggttgaatAAAGTGTGACGCCATTGCAGTGCCGATGGAGGAAGGAACCATGCAATCAGAGCTTATAAGAGAGGGGGATAGCAATAAGTGTGACACTATCACACAGAGCAGATGGGGGGGTAAGGAACCACATTATCAGGGCATATAGGATTGGGGGAGAGCAATCAGTGTGACACTATCATACAGTGCAGACATGGGAAGGCCCCTGTCCCATCCCAGACACAGCTAACAGAGACATTAGTGCATTGGACCGACTGTTCTAGGAGGAAGAGTGGcatagtggttacagcagtgggtGGAGAACCAtggaagccagggctcaaatcccgcTCTTCCCATCAACATGATATGGACAAGTCATTTAGTcacccattgcctcaggtacccgcTTTGAGGGAATGGATTTATTGTTCCTGAACACTTATCACCATTGTTTAGCACTGCCTACATGCAATAATGTTATAAAAATGATACGTAGCATCATTCATTATTATGCAAGGGGTCCCCGACGTTGCGCAGGGAGATGCTAGACAGACCCTCACAGTGTACCTTAGCGGGGTCCTCCTTAAGTGTGGCCCAGCGACCCCTCTTCGGCCGGCGCACGACTGCGCTGCTGCTGTAGTGGTCTGCGTGACTCCCCATGGGGAGCGTTGGGGCCTGAGAATAACGGAGTTCCAGGGCACTGCCAGGGAGGGACCTAGAGGGaagcagggcagagagagagagagagagagagtgattgaaGGAAAAAGAAGGATATTCCTGGGTTAGGTCTCTTCCTTCATTAATAGCATATCTATAAGCATATACACAGCACTGTGACctctttataaaatgtacccTGGCAATCCAGGACTCACTGAGGCTGCATGCTAGAGAACAGCAGGTTGGCAGAGGGACAAGAGGATGAGAGGGGTACCTGGTAAGATAAAATACCTGAAATAGATTAGGGTGGGGCACATAGATTGTAATATACCTTGTGTATGTGGAGAAGGGATTATAGGTTGTAGTGTACCTGGAGCAGGTGGAGGAGAGTATACAGGTTGTAGTATACATGTAGCAGGTGGAGGAGGAATAACTAAGTTGTAGTATACCTGAAGTAAGTGGAGGAGGGGGTACAAAGGTTGTAGCACAACTGGAGTATTTGGAAAAATGATGCGCAGGTTGTTGTATACCTTGAGTATGTGGAGGAGGGGTGCACAGGTTGTAGTATACCTGGAATATGTGGAGGAGGGATATGCAGGTTGTAGTATACCTGGAGTATGTGGAGGAGGGGTGCACAGGTTGTAGTATACCTGGAATATGTGGAGGAGGGATATGCAGGTTGTAGTATACCTGGAGTATGTGGAGGAGGGGTGCACAGGTTGTAGTATACCTGGAATATGTGGAGGAGGGATATGCAGGTTGTAGTATACCTGGAGTATGTGGAGGAGTGGTACAGATGTTGTAGCATATCTGGAGCAGGTGGAAGAGGGGTACATAGGCTGTAGTATACCTTGAGTATGTGGAGGAGGGATGAGCAAGTTGTTGTATACCTGGAGTATGTGGAGTGGTACACAGGTTGTAGTAAACCTGGAGCAGGTAGAAGAGGGATACACATGTAGCATACTTGGAGCAGGTGGAAGAGGGGTGGAAGTTGTAGTATACCTGGAGTTAGTGGAGGAGAGGTACGCATGTTGTAGTATAACTTGAGCAGGTGGAGGAGGGGTACACATGTTGTAATATACCTgtataggatggatcaaattggtggagggatggctctatatgttaaagagagcattaagtcaaacaggataacagttctgcaggaaacaaactgcaatgttgaatctttatggatagaaattccaggagaaaaggggaataaaatagaagtgggggtgtattaccgtccacctggccagactGAACTAACAGACAacgaaatgctaaaataaattagggaagctaacaaaatcagcagcacagtaataatgggtgatttcaattatcccagtattgattgggtgaatgttaTATctggacattctagagaagtaaagttcctagatgaaataaatgactgcttcatggagtagctgCTACAAGAACCAGcgagaggggaaactattttagaccttgtccttagtggaacacaggatttggtgcgagaggtaacggtgttggagccacttggcaatagtgatcacaacattatcaaatttgacttaactagAGGAAGCGCAAACAAGAAATCTACtacgacagcatttaactttcaaaaaggtaactctgataaaatgaggaaaatggttgggcaaaaactgaaaggaacaactgcaaaggttaagagtttagctcaggcatggatgttgttgaaaaataccatcttggaagcccagaccagatgtattccacacattagaaaagatggaaggaaggttaAATCActattggcatggttaaaaggtgaggcaagagaggctataatatctaaaagaacatctttcaagaaacggaaaagggatctgaaaaaagaaaacaggaaacagcataagcactggcaagtcagatgcaaagcattgaaaaggaaggcaaaaaaaagaagcttgccatggaagcaaaaactcataataaaaactttttcaggtacattcaaggtaaaaagcctgcgagggagtcagttgagccactagatgatcaaggggtaaaaggggcacttaaggaggacaaagccatagcagagagactaaatgaattatttgcttcggtattcactgaggaagatgtaagagagatactcaggccagaaatgatattcaaaggcaaTGATTCAGAggagctgaaacaaatctcagtgaacctggaagttgtactagggcaaattgacaaactaaagagtaacaaatcacctggaccagatggtgtacatcccagagtgctgacagaactgagaaatgaaattgtggacccgcaattgaaaatttgtaaactatccgTAACATCATCTATGCTACCTgcagactggagggttgccagtgtaatgccaatttttaaaaagggatcaaggagtgatcTAGAAAACTGGAGTATGTGGAGCAGGGATATGAAGGTTGTAGTATACCTGGAGCAGGTGGAGGagggatatgtaatttgtagtaTACCTGGAGTATGTTAAGGAAGAGTATGCAGATTTTAGTATACCTGGAGCAGGTGGAGGGGAGTTACCTATGTTGTAGTATACCTGGAGTATGTGGAGGGTACACAATTTGTAGTATACCTGGAGGAGGAGAGGTACACAGATTGTAGTACGTCTG
This window encodes:
- the LOC115081591 gene encoding liprin-alpha-3-like, translating into MNDEHNKRLSETVDKLLSESNERLQLHLKERMGALEEKNALSEEIANLKKLQHDILLNKEQLLTEIDRMQVEIDQLRGRPSSTYSRSLPGSALELRYSQAPTLPMGSHADHYSSSAVVRRPKRGRWATLKEDPAKILTLDEQEWERAQQASVLANVAQAFEGDLEGSDEDDRDALFNSADLLSPSGQTDVQTLAIMLQEQLEAINKEIKLIQEEKETTELRAEEIESRVTSGTLDGSLGRYRSAASIPTSVTTSTLASPSPPSSGHSTPRVTPHSPAREGEKFNHVPKEDGREDKPQATNETTPPLTPRAVRLERMTQALALQTSALEEGRELRGSLGQEGMSSAHSSSQDSLHKATKKKSIKSSIGRLFGKKEKGRMGQLGSRDSPSMAGTPSEETSPADPMGLAKLAGSVEKDRRNKKKHELLEEACRQGLPFAAWDGPTVVSWLELWVGMPAWYVAACRANVKSGAIMANLSDPEIQREIGISNPLHRLKLRLAIQEMVSLTSPSAPATSRTSTGNVWMTHEEMESLTATTKPILAYGDMNHEWVGNDWLPSLGLPQYRSYFMESLVDARMLDHLNKKELRGQLKMVDSFHRVSLHYGIMCLKRLNYDRKELERRREESQNQLKDVMVWSNERVMCWLQSLGLKEFAGSLQESGVHGALIALDDTFDFSDLALLLQIPTQNTQARQILEKEFANLISMGTDRRLDEPDSTKPFSRSPSWRKMFREKDLRGVSPDSAETLPVNFRTATVCSITSPALQLRKIQSEGSSSGSQRADMSVRTYSC